One Desulfobulbus oligotrophicus DNA segment encodes these proteins:
- the sucC gene encoding ADP-forming succinate--CoA ligase subunit beta, with product MKIHEYQAKELFRKFNVPTPKGKLAFTSDEVEKIAEEFGYPVVVKAQVHAGGRGKGGGVKLAKSKADVKPVADSIIGMTLVTKQTGAQGKKVRKVLVEEGLNIKKELYLSIIPDRETATVAIVCSQDGGMDIEEVAAKTPERIITVHVSPITGFQPFHARQLCFGLEIEKDLQKQMSALVKNLYNLFVTYDCSMVEINPLIITGEGNILALDAKMDIDGNAMFRHPDVKEMRDIDEEDPVEAEAAEYGLNYINLDGNVGNIVNGAGLAMATMDIVKLAGASPANFLDVGGGANAEAIENGFRLILKDPAVKGILINVFGGILRCDILAKGVVQAATKLNLSVPVVVRMEGTNVEEGRKILAESGLDLINAKDLADAAEKVAKLVA from the coding sequence ATGAAAATTCATGAGTATCAGGCTAAGGAACTATTTCGAAAGTTTAATGTGCCGACCCCAAAAGGAAAATTAGCTTTTACCTCCGATGAAGTAGAAAAAATTGCTGAAGAATTCGGCTATCCTGTGGTTGTTAAAGCGCAGGTGCATGCAGGTGGCCGTGGTAAAGGAGGCGGTGTCAAGCTGGCAAAAAGTAAAGCTGACGTAAAGCCGGTTGCTGATTCCATAATCGGTATGACCCTTGTCACGAAGCAGACCGGAGCTCAGGGAAAGAAAGTTCGGAAGGTATTGGTGGAAGAAGGGTTGAATATTAAAAAAGAGCTGTATCTTTCTATCATCCCCGATCGTGAAACTGCCACCGTGGCTATTGTGTGCAGCCAGGACGGTGGAATGGATATCGAAGAAGTCGCTGCTAAAACACCGGAGCGGATTATAACTGTCCATGTCAGTCCAATCACCGGTTTTCAGCCTTTCCATGCCCGCCAGCTCTGTTTTGGGCTTGAGATTGAGAAAGATCTGCAGAAGCAGATGTCCGCACTTGTTAAAAATCTTTATAATCTGTTTGTAACCTATGACTGCTCAATGGTTGAGATCAACCCGCTGATCATCACGGGTGAAGGCAATATTTTGGCGTTGGACGCTAAAATGGATATTGACGGTAACGCCATGTTCCGTCACCCCGATGTGAAAGAGATGCGTGACATCGATGAGGAAGATCCTGTTGAGGCTGAAGCTGCTGAGTATGGCCTGAACTATATCAATTTGGACGGTAATGTCGGCAACATAGTGAACGGTGCCGGCCTGGCCATGGCAACCATGGATATCGTTAAACTTGCAGGTGCTTCACCGGCCAACTTCCTTGATGTCGGCGGCGGTGCCAATGCCGAGGCGATTGAGAATGGTTTCCGTTTGATTTTAAAAGATCCGGCGGTAAAAGGTATTTTGATCAACGTCTTTGGTGGTATTCTCCGTTGCGATATTCTTGCCAAAGGTGTTGTACAGGCTGCTACCAAGCTGAATCTTTCCGTGCCGGTCGTCGTTCGCATGGAAGGAACAAATGTTGAGGAAGGACGGAAGATCCTTGCTGAGTCCGGACTTGATCTTATCAATGCTAAGGACTTGGCCGATGCGGCTGAAAAAGTAGCAAAACTTGTTGCCTGA
- a CDS encoding extracellular solute-binding protein has translation MNDYVFYMVLFFCCLVPFSEPDQVLAAHGVSIDGTLKYPKGFERFAYTSPQARDGGVLVLHDLGSFEKMNPFTLKGAAPRGLTSYLFETLAVPSLDEPFAEYGLVAEDIVLAPDRRSVTFTLNERARFSDGTPITAEDISFSLETLKSNQAHPFYQMYFQDIAGAEVVDKRTVRFHFAQTNRELHMIVGQLPVLSKKFYTATPFASAEGRGAMTIPVGSGPYVVADVQPGKSITYRKNPDYWGKDLAVRRGMFNFETIVVKYYKDPVVSLEAFKAGEFDFLMVNIAKQWNRDMTGRRFDSGELTKKTFPHKNNAGMQGFVYNTRKPLFADRLVREALGLAFDFEWTNKTLFFSQYTRSSSYFSNSGYAAEGLPGPEELRLLEPFRDQLPSEVFTQALKPPSTEPPFSLRGNMQKAKEMLEKAGWTVKEGRLVNDQGRQFRFEILLADTSFERVIAPYAVNLKKLGIEMSYRTIDPALYADRVKNFDFDMVVTTYGQSQSPGNEQRDYWTTSTADRKGSRNLAGIKSSAVDALVDAIIYAETQEQLTIACRALDRVLWYGYYVVPNWYLPNHRVAYATRLRHPEQLPLYYGSEQWLDTWWFEGGR, from the coding sequence ATGAATGACTACGTTTTTTATATGGTGTTGTTTTTCTGTTGTCTTGTACCCTTTAGCGAGCCGGATCAGGTGCTGGCCGCTCATGGTGTGAGCATTGATGGGACGCTCAAATATCCCAAAGGGTTTGAACGATTTGCCTATACCTCGCCACAGGCCAGGGACGGCGGTGTTCTGGTCCTCCATGATCTCGGCAGTTTTGAGAAAATGAACCCTTTTACCCTGAAAGGGGCGGCACCCCGCGGATTGACCTCATATCTTTTTGAAACTCTGGCAGTGCCGAGCCTGGATGAACCTTTTGCCGAGTACGGTCTGGTTGCCGAGGACATTGTCCTTGCTCCGGATAGGAGATCAGTCACTTTTACGCTCAATGAACGTGCCCGGTTTTCCGATGGCACGCCGATCACGGCTGAAGATATCAGCTTTTCACTGGAGACGTTAAAAAGCAACCAGGCCCATCCTTTTTACCAGATGTATTTTCAGGATATAGCAGGGGCCGAGGTCGTTGACAAGAGGACAGTGCGTTTTCATTTTGCGCAGACTAATCGGGAATTGCACATGATTGTCGGTCAGTTGCCGGTGCTGAGTAAAAAATTCTATACAGCGACTCCGTTTGCCTCTGCAGAGGGCAGGGGGGCAATGACGATTCCTGTTGGTTCCGGCCCTTATGTGGTGGCTGACGTGCAGCCGGGAAAATCCATTACGTACAGAAAAAATCCCGACTACTGGGGCAAGGATTTGGCGGTACGTAGAGGCATGTTTAATTTCGAAACCATTGTCGTCAAGTACTATAAGGATCCGGTGGTGAGTCTTGAGGCTTTTAAAGCGGGTGAATTTGATTTTTTGATGGTCAACATTGCCAAGCAGTGGAATCGCGACATGACCGGGCGCCGTTTTGATAGCGGTGAGTTGACGAAGAAGACCTTTCCGCACAAGAACAATGCCGGTATGCAGGGGTTTGTTTATAATACAAGGAAGCCGCTGTTTGCTGATCGTTTAGTCAGAGAAGCCCTTGGTTTGGCTTTTGATTTCGAGTGGACCAATAAAACCCTGTTTTTTTCACAGTACACCCGGAGTTCCTCTTACTTCTCCAACTCCGGTTATGCGGCAGAGGGTTTGCCCGGTCCGGAAGAGCTCCGCTTGCTGGAGCCTTTTCGCGATCAGCTTCCGTCTGAAGTGTTCACTCAAGCCCTGAAACCACCCTCCACCGAGCCGCCGTTTAGTTTACGTGGGAATATGCAGAAGGCAAAAGAGATGCTGGAGAAAGCCGGGTGGACAGTTAAAGAAGGCAGACTGGTCAATGATCAGGGTCGGCAGTTTCGCTTTGAGATTCTGCTGGCAGATACCTCTTTTGAGCGGGTGATAGCTCCCTATGCCGTCAATTTAAAAAAGCTGGGTATTGAAATGTCGTATCGGACGATTGATCCCGCGCTCTATGCCGATCGGGTGAAGAACTTCGATTTTGACATGGTGGTGACGACCTATGGGCAATCGCAGTCACCCGGCAATGAACAGCGTGATTACTGGACGACCTCCACTGCTGACCGGAAAGGGTCGAGAAATCTTGCCGGTATCAAAAGTTCTGCCGTGGATGCCCTGGTGGATGCGATTATTTATGCGGAAACCCAGGAGCAGTTGACCATCGCCTGCCGGGCGCTGGACAGGGTCTTGTGGTACGGTTATTATGTAGTCCCGAACTGGTATTTACCCAACCATCGTGTGGCGTATGCCACCAGGTTGAGGCATCCGGAACAGTTGCCGCTGTACTATGGTTCGGAACAGTGGCTGGATACGTGGTGGTTCGAAGGAGGGCGGTGA
- a CDS encoding 3-isopropylmalate dehydratase large subunit — translation MGQTITEKIFAAHLRDTPTPGNVVLDLDVVMCHEITTPIAIMDLVEKGMDRVYDPAKIKAVIDHVTPPKDSKTAMQAKIMRDWARRHQIKDFFDIGRNGVCHALFPEKGFIRPGYTVIMGDSHTCTHGAFGAFAAGVGTTDLEVGILKGVCAFRTPKSLKVELTGKLPRGVVAKDIILNVIKQLTVNGGTDMVIEFCGPVIDAMNMSSRMTLCNMAVEAGATSGICPPDLVTAQYLWPFIKDEYDSLEAAAESFKKWHSDPDAHYERVLTIDVTSLAPQVTFGFKPDNVKDIDEMEGTRIDQVYIGSCTNGRIEDLREAAAILKDKSVADTVRGILVPATPDIYSQALAEGLIKIFMDSGFCVMNPTCGACLGMSSGVLADGEICASTTNRNFNGRMGKGGMVHLMSPASAAAAAITGTITDPRRFLGSAETVQ, via the coding sequence ATGGGACAAACCATTACTGAAAAAATTTTTGCCGCCCACTTACGAGACACCCCGACACCGGGCAACGTTGTGCTTGATCTCGATGTCGTCATGTGCCATGAAATCACCACCCCCATCGCTATCATGGATCTTGTGGAGAAAGGGATGGACCGTGTCTATGATCCCGCAAAGATCAAAGCGGTGATCGATCATGTTACCCCGCCCAAAGATTCCAAAACAGCGATGCAGGCCAAGATCATGCGTGACTGGGCAAGACGTCACCAGATCAAAGATTTTTTTGATATCGGCCGCAACGGTGTCTGCCACGCCCTGTTCCCTGAAAAAGGGTTCATCCGACCCGGCTATACCGTTATCATGGGAGATTCACACACCTGCACCCACGGGGCTTTTGGCGCCTTTGCCGCCGGTGTCGGGACCACGGACCTGGAAGTTGGAATTCTCAAAGGCGTCTGCGCCTTTCGCACGCCAAAGTCGCTCAAGGTAGAGCTGACCGGCAAGCTGCCCAGGGGTGTGGTTGCTAAAGATATCATCTTAAACGTCATCAAACAGCTCACAGTCAATGGTGGCACCGACATGGTCATCGAATTCTGCGGTCCGGTGATTGATGCCATGAACATGTCCTCACGCATGACACTCTGCAACATGGCGGTTGAGGCCGGCGCCACCTCCGGTATCTGTCCGCCCGACCTGGTAACAGCCCAATACCTCTGGCCGTTCATCAAAGATGAGTATGACAGCCTCGAAGCTGCTGCAGAATCATTCAAAAAATGGCACTCAGATCCAGACGCCCACTATGAACGAGTGTTGACCATCGATGTCACCAGCCTGGCACCCCAGGTCACCTTTGGATTTAAGCCGGACAATGTCAAAGATATTGACGAGATGGAGGGAACCCGGATTGATCAGGTCTACATCGGTTCCTGTACCAACGGCCGCATTGAAGATCTTCGAGAAGCTGCCGCAATTCTTAAAGACAAGAGCGTTGCCGACACTGTACGGGGTATTCTGGTGCCTGCCACACCCGATATTTATTCGCAAGCCCTGGCAGAAGGATTGATCAAGATCTTTATGGACAGCGGTTTCTGCGTGATGAACCCCACCTGCGGCGCCTGCCTGGGTATGAGCAGTGGTGTACTGGCAGATGGCGAGATCTGTGCCTCAACCACGAACCGCAACTTCAACGGTCGCATGGGCAAAGGCGGCATGGTCCACCTGATGAGCCCGGCCAGTGCCGCTGCTGCTGCAATCACCGGCACGATCACCGATCCACGCCGTTTCCTGGGGTCAGCTGAAACTGTACAGTGA
- a CDS encoding 3-isopropylmalate dehydratase small subunit: protein MKQFGGPAAFIDRDDVNTDEIIPAKYLTEITKKALAPHLLEDLYLEGRKFDPHSQEMQEARVLITRSNFGCGSSREHAVWALEVNDINVVIGESFARIFRQNMFNCGILAVELSKEDINRLFALQGKVTVAVDLEEEKLTATSSTGESVTCEFTLNPFDKKLIGAGGWLAFADANY from the coding sequence ATGAAACAGTTTGGCGGCCCGGCGGCCTTTATCGACAGAGATGACGTCAACACCGACGAAATTATTCCGGCTAAATATCTGACAGAGATCACCAAAAAAGCTCTGGCACCACACCTGCTTGAAGATCTCTATCTGGAGGGCCGTAAATTCGATCCCCATTCTCAGGAGATGCAAGAGGCCAGGGTGCTGATCACCCGCTCCAACTTCGGCTGCGGATCTTCCCGTGAGCATGCAGTCTGGGCATTAGAAGTCAATGACATCAATGTGGTCATTGGTGAGAGCTTTGCCCGTATCTTTCGTCAGAACATGTTTAACTGCGGCATTCTGGCAGTGGAGTTAAGCAAAGAAGACATCAACCGGCTCTTTGCCCTTCAGGGCAAGGTGACTGTGGCCGTGGATCTGGAAGAAGAGAAGTTGACCGCCACCAGCAGCACAGGTGAAAGCGTGACCTGTGAGTTCACCCTCAATCCCTTTGACAAGAAACTGATCGGGGCTGGTGGTTGGTTGGCCTTTGCCGATGCAAATTATTGA
- a CDS encoding DUF2179 domain-containing protein: MQELLNSPVFTWVIVPCLICLARIADVSLGTLRIIFISRGMKLFAPFVGFFEILIWLVAITQVMNNLNNIAHFLSYAVGFSLGNYLGILLEEKLAMGKNIITIVIPGDASLLIHFLREKGFSVTVVDGKGAKGDVHVLFTVIRRSELNSVVSIIKRFHPKAFYTVEDIRFVSGGVFPAISNTSRFKFLSFLNTGK; the protein is encoded by the coding sequence ATGCAAGAACTGTTAAATTCACCGGTGTTTACCTGGGTTATTGTTCCTTGTTTAATCTGTTTGGCAAGAATTGCTGATGTCTCCCTTGGAACATTGCGTATTATCTTCATTTCGAGAGGAATGAAGTTGTTTGCTCCTTTTGTCGGTTTCTTCGAGATTCTTATCTGGTTGGTTGCTATCACTCAGGTTATGAATAACCTGAACAATATAGCGCATTTTCTTTCCTATGCCGTTGGTTTTTCTCTTGGTAATTATCTGGGTATTCTTCTTGAGGAAAAACTTGCAATGGGAAAAAATATTATTACTATTGTTATTCCTGGTGATGCCTCATTGCTTATACATTTTTTACGAGAAAAAGGGTTTAGTGTCACTGTTGTTGACGGTAAAGGTGCAAAGGGTGATGTGCATGTACTGTTTACTGTTATCAGGCGTTCAGAACTAAACTCTGTTGTCTCAATTATTAAGCGTTTTCATCCCAAAGCCTTCTATACAGTAGAGGATATTCGCTTTGTTTCCGGTGGGGTGTTTCCAGCCATCAGTAACACGTCCAGGTTTAAGTTCTTGTCATTCTTGAATACAGGCAAATAA
- a CDS encoding DODA-type extradiol aromatic ring-opening family dioxygenase has protein sequence MHHQRRALFLSHGGGPLPLLGDDAHADMVACLKEIAAMIARPSVIIVVSAHWEAGNATVTSGVNPGLIYDYSGFPPESYEITYPCPGSPRLASSITRQLETAGINVMADSTRGFDHGLFVPLKIMYPEADIPCVQLSLIKSFDPLAHIKLGRALQGLSDPSILLIGSGFSFHNMRAFFTPATVDSKNANKSFEHWLVDTCSNKNISEEERIKRLVNWEAAPSARYCHPREEHLLPLLVCYGFAASACTKSFELQILNKESSMYLWDYAG, from the coding sequence ATGCACCATCAACGTAGAGCATTATTCTTATCCCATGGAGGTGGCCCGCTACCACTTCTCGGTGACGATGCGCATGCCGACATGGTCGCTTGCCTGAAGGAAATTGCGGCAATGATCGCCAGACCTTCAGTAATTATTGTCGTCAGTGCTCACTGGGAGGCTGGAAACGCAACCGTGACTTCCGGTGTCAACCCAGGTTTGATATATGACTACAGCGGCTTCCCGCCCGAGTCCTATGAAATCACCTATCCCTGCCCCGGCAGCCCGCGCTTGGCGAGTTCCATAACCAGGCAACTTGAAACAGCAGGCATCAATGTCATGGCTGACAGCACCAGAGGATTCGATCACGGACTGTTCGTGCCCCTAAAGATCATGTATCCGGAAGCAGATATACCCTGCGTGCAATTGTCCCTCATTAAAAGCTTTGATCCTCTGGCACACATAAAGCTGGGCCGTGCCCTCCAAGGCTTGAGTGATCCATCAATACTCCTGATTGGTTCGGGGTTTTCCTTCCATAACATGCGAGCCTTTTTTACACCGGCAACCGTGGATTCCAAGAATGCGAATAAGTCGTTTGAGCATTGGCTGGTGGATACCTGCTCAAATAAAAACATTTCGGAAGAAGAAAGAATCAAAAGGTTGGTCAATTGGGAAGCCGCACCCTCTGCCCGCTACTGCCACCCCAGAGAGGAACATTTGTTACCTCTTCTGGTCTGTTATGGGTTTGCAGCGTCTGCCTGTACCAAATCTTTTGAATTGCAGATTCTTAATAAAGAATCGAGCATGTACTTGTGGGATTATGCAGGCTGA
- a CDS encoding PDDEXK family nuclease, with protein MKIFNIKEDGKFEEFSQTHFQVDLEESILENWLESNSDDILEDGKLLIIGRQVTTNLGSIIDLLGIDREGNTVVIELKRDRTPRETLAQALEYASFVEELDTDQLEEILQRYVSDEALNLASYHRNYFELASDEAVSFNKEQRIVLVGQRITGEIRQTASFLRRKGLRVTCLEFSYFQANGGKHLLSYDVVVGKEPTKIKQITSGALPIVSQDSFMESLDKNGKEVFGQLLKFAAEKSFPIHWGTKGFSMNIDKKGVHVAICYGYPPKAVFKQSVYTALVGRGGFLSKLDVPESEMNQFWQEAQATGLFQPAGRELKVLINRKFNNTEIQTLIGWLEKVAAAIESHELK; from the coding sequence ATGAAAATATTCAACATAAAAGAAGATGGAAAATTTGAAGAGTTCTCGCAGACCCATTTCCAAGTCGACCTCGAGGAATCGATATTGGAAAATTGGCTTGAAAGCAACTCCGACGACATTCTTGAAGACGGTAAACTTCTCATCATCGGCCGACAGGTTACGACAAATCTTGGCAGCATAATCGATCTTCTTGGAATTGACAGAGAAGGTAACACTGTCGTTATTGAACTGAAACGGGACAGAACGCCTCGTGAGACTTTAGCCCAAGCTTTGGAATATGCCTCATTTGTGGAGGAGCTTGACACGGATCAACTCGAAGAAATTCTTCAGCGGTATGTAAGTGACGAGGCATTAAATCTTGCTAGCTACCATAGAAATTATTTTGAACTCGCATCGGATGAAGCCGTTTCTTTCAATAAGGAGCAACGCATTGTCCTTGTTGGGCAGAGAATCACCGGGGAAATCCGACAAACAGCATCTTTCTTGCGGAGAAAAGGCCTGAGAGTCACCTGCCTTGAGTTTTCCTATTTTCAAGCGAATGGCGGCAAGCATCTCCTCTCCTATGACGTCGTAGTTGGAAAAGAGCCAACCAAAATAAAGCAAATAACCTCTGGGGCCCTGCCGATTGTTTCGCAAGATTCATTCATGGAATCTCTTGATAAAAACGGCAAAGAGGTTTTTGGTCAACTACTCAAATTCGCGGCCGAGAAGTCATTTCCCATCCACTGGGGCACGAAAGGTTTCTCGATGAACATAGACAAAAAAGGTGTGCATGTCGCCATTTGCTATGGCTATCCACCAAAAGCAGTCTTCAAGCAGTCGGTCTACACGGCCCTTGTCGGCAGAGGTGGGTTCCTGAGTAAATTGGATGTCCCCGAATCGGAAATGAATCAATTTTGGCAAGAGGCCCAGGCAACAGGTCTCTTTCAACCAGCAGGCCGAGAACTCAAAGTTTTGATAAATCGGAAGTTCAATAACACGGAAATTCAAACTCTTATTGGCTGGCTGGAGAAGGTCGCTGCAGCCATTGAAAGCCATGAATTAAAATGA
- a CDS encoding class I SAM-dependent methyltransferase, with the protein MEPQDVGKSYDLIADRWRSDRFTKDNGIIQHEKAIAFTKLRGAALDIGCGGSGRLVDILLNHGFSPEGLDISSKMLELARSRHPRVPFHHADICRWKFPHSYDFISAWDSIWHVPLWAQEQVLLKMLSGLSLGGVAIFTVGGTEGPGEITNSYMGPPMYHSTLGISRTLEAIAQAGSVCRHLEYDQYPELHVYIICQRMSLGSE; encoded by the coding sequence ATGGAACCACAGGACGTCGGGAAGAGTTACGACCTTATTGCTGACCGCTGGCGTAGCGATCGGTTTACCAAAGACAATGGTATTATCCAGCATGAGAAGGCCATAGCCTTTACAAAACTACGAGGCGCGGCCCTTGACATAGGTTGTGGTGGCAGCGGACGTTTAGTTGACATACTGCTCAACCATGGGTTTTCGCCAGAAGGGCTGGACATATCCAGCAAGATGCTGGAGCTTGCTCGCTCCCGCCATCCGCGCGTGCCCTTTCACCACGCAGACATATGCCGGTGGAAATTTCCCCATTCCTACGATTTCATTTCGGCTTGGGATAGTATTTGGCACGTGCCGCTATGGGCTCAGGAGCAGGTGCTGCTCAAGATGTTATCCGGTCTTAGCCTTGGTGGAGTTGCCATATTCACCGTTGGTGGCACGGAGGGTCCAGGCGAAATAACCAACTCTTACATGGGGCCTCCCATGTACCACAGCACGTTGGGTATTTCCCGGACATTGGAGGCAATTGCACAGGCTGGATCAGTCTGCCGTCACCTGGAGTACGATCAGTACCCGGAACTGCATGTGTACATCATTTGCCAACGCATGAGCTTGGGAAGCGAGTGA
- a CDS encoding hotdog fold thioesterase has translation MIQPEIENHIRDDAFADWLGATIEAIEPGYSRVSITVSKTMLNFHGITHGGLVFALGDIAFAAASNSHGRTSLALNVAISFLRPANIGDQLVAEAKEVQAGKTTALYDIVVTDRNSQKLIAKSQATVYRTRESFV, from the coding sequence ATGATACAACCGGAAATTGAAAACCACATCCGTGACGATGCCTTTGCCGACTGGCTGGGCGCCACTATCGAAGCCATCGAGCCTGGGTACAGCCGCGTGTCGATCACTGTCAGCAAAACAATGCTCAACTTTCACGGCATTACCCATGGTGGCCTGGTCTTCGCCTTGGGCGACATTGCCTTTGCCGCGGCAAGCAACTCCCACGGTCGTACCAGCCTGGCGCTCAATGTGGCCATCAGCTTTCTGCGACCAGCCAACATAGGCGACCAGCTGGTGGCTGAAGCAAAAGAGGTGCAAGCGGGCAAGACCACTGCTCTCTATGATATTGTCGTTACTGACAGGAACAGTCAAAAACTCATCGCCAAGAGCCAAGCCACGGTGTATCGTACGCGCGAGTCTTTTGTATAA
- a CDS encoding aminotransferase-like domain-containing protein — MENAFSDRITDVPKSFIREILKVTIDKSIISFAGGLPNREFFPVRGLQKAAHDVFEEAGHEILQYTNSEGYPELRQFIADRYRQKDGLDIPVEDILITTGSQQGLDLLGKIFLNKGDDLIIEEPGYLGAIQAFSLYRPRFSPVPVHEGGMDTTALAGVLRERQPKLLYTVTNFQNPSGISYTNENRHAVADLMQGRTCLIIQDDPYGDLRFTGYRKISFKQLLPDNTVLLGSFSKTVAPALRLGWLVAPRPIMEKIVVAKQAADLHTDYLAQRILHRFLLDNDLDTHIASIIRQYGQQKEAMINAIKTYFPANVQCTNPEGGMFLWVTLPEGASSMQLFEMAIAKKVAFVPGTPFYVDRKDSNTLRLNFSCSDESTIVEGIKRLGDSINQLVDN; from the coding sequence ATGGAAAATGCTTTCTCCGACCGTATCACCGATGTACCCAAATCGTTTATTCGTGAGATCCTCAAGGTAACCATCGATAAATCGATCATCTCCTTTGCAGGCGGCCTGCCAAACCGTGAATTCTTTCCGGTCAGGGGGTTGCAGAAGGCTGCCCACGATGTCTTTGAAGAGGCTGGTCACGAAATTTTACAGTACACAAACTCCGAGGGGTATCCAGAACTGCGGCAATTTATTGCCGACCGCTACCGGCAGAAAGACGGCCTCGATATCCCGGTTGAAGACATCCTCATCACCACCGGCTCACAACAGGGGCTTGACCTGCTGGGGAAGATCTTTCTCAACAAGGGCGATGATCTGATCATTGAGGAACCCGGCTACCTCGGCGCCATCCAGGCCTTTTCCCTGTACCGTCCCCGCTTTTCTCCGGTGCCGGTGCACGAAGGCGGTATGGATACCACAGCCCTGGCCGGGGTACTGCGTGAGCGGCAACCCAAACTCCTCTACACGGTGACGAACTTTCAAAACCCCAGCGGCATCAGCTATACCAACGAGAACCGTCACGCCGTAGCCGACCTGATGCAAGGTCGTACCTGCCTGATCATTCAGGATGACCCTTACGGCGACCTCCGTTTTACCGGCTACCGCAAGATCTCCTTTAAGCAGCTGCTGCCAGACAACACGGTCCTGCTCGGCTCATTTTCCAAAACCGTGGCTCCGGCCCTGCGATTGGGCTGGCTCGTCGCTCCGCGACCAATCATGGAAAAGATCGTGGTGGCCAAGCAGGCTGCCGACCTCCATACCGACTATCTGGCTCAACGCATTCTGCATCGCTTTTTGCTGGATAATGATCTTGACACCCATATCGCCTCCATCATCAGACAGTATGGTCAACAAAAGGAGGCCATGATCAACGCTATCAAAACGTACTTTCCGGCCAATGTTCAATGCACCAACCCCGAGGGCGGCATGTTTCTCTGGGTGACTCTGCCTGAAGGGGCCTCGTCCATGCAGCTCTTTGAAATGGCTATTGCCAAAAAAGTAGCTTTTGTCCCCGGAACCCCGTTCTATGTTGACCGTAAGGACAGCAACACACTTCGCTTAAATTTCTCATGCTCCGATGAATCAACCATTGTTGAGGGTATCAAACGACTGGGTGATTCTATTAACCAACTCGTCGATAACTAA
- a CDS encoding DnaJ C-terminal domain-containing protein: MEYYQILGVDKNATADEIKKAYRKLALKYHPDKNPGNKEAEEQFKKISEAYAVLSDQEKRQQYDTFGSAGFRQRYSQEDIFRNFDLNDILRQFGFGGGFRSGGGTTFHTSGFRGGGSPFENIFGQTGMRGDSGGSYRPQPIQGSDLTYEMTVSLEDVLHGTEKTISLRRGDQTEKVAVKVPKGIEDGKRLRLSGKGAASSGGGPAGDLYLKMHVAPHPVFQRQKDDLVVEHRIPFSEACLGTSVDITSLDGKKFNVKVPAGIQQEAMLRIKGHGLPAGPIGGQRGDLLVKIAIRIPKTLTPEQEEAVRALSTVGL; the protein is encoded by the coding sequence ATGGAGTACTATCAAATCCTCGGCGTGGATAAAAATGCCACTGCCGACGAGATCAAGAAAGCCTATCGTAAACTGGCCCTGAAGTATCATCCGGATAAAAATCCGGGTAACAAGGAGGCTGAAGAGCAGTTCAAGAAGATAAGCGAGGCCTATGCTGTCCTCTCAGATCAGGAGAAGCGGCAGCAGTACGATACCTTTGGTTCAGCTGGTTTTCGACAACGCTATAGCCAGGAAGATATCTTTCGTAACTTTGACCTCAATGATATTTTACGGCAGTTCGGCTTTGGCGGCGGGTTTCGCTCCGGGGGTGGGACTACTTTTCACACAAGTGGTTTTCGTGGCGGTGGTTCACCATTTGAGAATATTTTTGGGCAGACCGGTATGCGGGGCGACAGTGGAGGAAGTTACAGACCTCAGCCGATTCAGGGCAGTGATCTTACCTATGAGATGACGGTCTCCCTGGAAGATGTGCTGCACGGAACAGAAAAAACCATCAGCCTGCGGCGCGGGGATCAGACCGAGAAAGTCGCTGTCAAGGTACCAAAAGGAATTGAAGACGGCAAACGGCTTCGGTTAAGCGGCAAGGGGGCAGCTTCTTCAGGTGGCGGTCCTGCAGGTGATCTGTACCTTAAGATGCATGTTGCACCGCATCCGGTTTTTCAGCGTCAGAAGGATGATCTGGTCGTGGAGCATCGTATTCCGTTTAGTGAAGCCTGCCTGGGGACCAGTGTGGATATAACCTCTCTGGATGGCAAGAAGTTCAATGTAAAGGTACCGGCCGGTATCCAGCAGGAAGCCATGCTCCGGATCAAAGGGCACGGTCTTCCTGCCGGACCAATCGGCGGACAACGTGGTGATCTGCTCGTGAAAATCGCGATTCGCATTCCCAAAACCCTGACTCCGGAGCAGGAAGAGGCGGTTCGGGCCTTATCCACGGTGGGGCTTTAG